The following proteins are encoded in a genomic region of Variovorax paradoxus:
- the argH gene encoding argininosuccinate lyase, with the protein MTQNQLDKKSEAWSALFSEPMSDLVKRYTASVFFDKRLWQADIEGSLAHAGMLAAQGIIAKQDHAEIERGMAQIRSEIESGAFEWKLDLEDVHLNIEARLTQLVGDAGKRLHTGRSRNDQVATDVRLWLRGEIDLIAELLVALQVSLVDIAEKNVEVILPGFTHLQVAQPVSFGHHMLAYVEMFSRDAERLQDVRKRVNRLPLGAAALAGTSYPLDRELVARTLKMDGVCQNSLDAVSDRDFAIEFTAAASLCMVHISRMSEELILWMSQNFGFIQIADRFTTGSSIMPQKKNPDVPELARGKTGRVVGHLMALITLMKGQPLAYNKDNQEDKEPLFDTVDTLKDTLRIFAEMIGGITVKPEAMEAAALRGYATATDLADYLVKKGLPFRDAHETVAHAVKAATSHKVDLAELPLAVLQQFNPNIEKDVYDVLSLRGSLNARNILGGTAPAQVKAQIARHRARLA; encoded by the coding sequence ATGACTCAAAACCAACTCGACAAGAAATCCGAAGCCTGGTCGGCCCTGTTCTCCGAACCCATGAGCGACCTTGTGAAGCGCTACACCGCGAGCGTGTTCTTCGACAAGCGGCTGTGGCAGGCCGACATCGAAGGCTCCCTGGCGCATGCCGGCATGCTCGCCGCCCAGGGCATCATCGCCAAGCAGGACCACGCCGAGATCGAGCGTGGGATGGCGCAGATTCGCAGCGAAATCGAATCGGGCGCCTTCGAGTGGAAACTCGACCTGGAAGACGTGCACCTGAACATCGAGGCCCGCCTGACGCAGCTCGTGGGCGACGCCGGCAAGCGCCTGCACACCGGCCGCAGCCGCAACGACCAGGTCGCCACCGACGTGCGCCTGTGGCTGCGCGGCGAAATCGACCTGATTGCCGAACTGCTCGTGGCGCTGCAGGTTTCGCTGGTGGACATCGCCGAGAAGAACGTCGAGGTCATCCTGCCCGGCTTCACGCATCTGCAGGTGGCGCAGCCGGTGAGCTTCGGCCATCACATGCTGGCCTACGTGGAAATGTTCAGCCGCGACGCCGAGCGCCTGCAGGACGTGCGCAAGCGCGTCAACCGCCTGCCGCTGGGCGCCGCCGCGCTGGCCGGCACCAGCTACCCGCTCGACCGCGAACTGGTCGCCAGAACGCTGAAGATGGACGGCGTGTGCCAGAACAGCCTGGACGCCGTGAGCGACCGCGATTTCGCCATCGAGTTCACCGCCGCCGCCAGCCTGTGCATGGTGCACATCAGCCGCATGAGCGAAGAGCTCATTCTCTGGATGAGCCAGAACTTCGGCTTCATCCAGATCGCCGACCGCTTCACGACCGGCTCTTCGATCATGCCGCAGAAGAAGAACCCCGACGTGCCCGAGCTGGCGCGTGGCAAGACCGGCCGCGTGGTCGGCCACCTGATGGCGCTCATCACCTTGATGAAGGGCCAGCCGTTGGCCTACAACAAGGACAACCAGGAAGACAAGGAGCCGCTGTTCGACACCGTCGACACGCTCAAGGACACGCTGCGCATCTTCGCCGAGATGATCGGCGGCATCACCGTGAAGCCCGAGGCCATGGAAGCCGCCGCCCTGCGCGGCTACGCCACCGCCACCGACCTGGCCGACTACCTCGTGAAGAAGGGCCTGCCCTTCCGCGACGCACACGAAACCGTGGCCCATGCGGTGAAGGCGGCCACCTCCCACAAGGTCGACCTCGCGGAGCTGCCGCTGGCCGTGCTGCAGCAGTTCAACCCGAACATCGAGAAGGATGTGTACGACGTGCTGAGCCTGCGCGGCTCGCTCAATGCACGCAACATCCTCGGCGGCACCGCGCCGGCTCAAGTGAAGGCGCAGATCGCGCGCCATCGCGCACGGCTTGCCTGA